The window CCGGTCGTACTCTCCGAGCGGAGCGATCGCCGCCAGTTGCCACACGGCAGTGCCGGGATCCTCCGACAGCTCGATGTCGTCCTCCGACTGCGACCCCGACTCCGACCCCGACTCCGACTCCGTGACGCGGGCGATCGCACGCCGGACGACCGCTTCAGCCTCGGCCCGCAGAGCTGCGAGCTCCTCCGACCACTCCAGATCCGGCAGCATCGAGAGCTCGGCCCGGGGGTACGGGTCCTCGTCGATCCAGCGCTCGACCGTGAACCGCCGGGTGCCCAGGCCGACGATCAGAAGGCCGTCGGCACCCGCGGCGACGCTCACGAGCCGCGCCATCGTGCCGACCGAGGCGCGCTCGTCGCCACCCCCGGCCTCCGGTCCGCGCTCGATGAGGACGACACCGAACTCGAACCCCGGCTCGTCCTCGTCGAGCAACCGCCCGACCATCGTGAGATATCGGGGCTCGAACACCCGCAGAGGAATGGGCATGAAGGGGAACAGCACTGACCCGAGCGGGAACATCGGCGAGGCGGCCATGCTCCAGTGAAGCACTGCTGACACGGTGTGACGCTGACATAGAGTGAAGAGGTGCACCGACCGCGTCCGGAGATCCCCGCGTCAGGGCAGGAGTCTGTCTGGGACTACCCGCGGCCGCCGCGAGTCGAGCGCGTCACCGCGCCTGTCACGGTCCGGCTGGGCGGACAGCTCGTCGTCGAGACCCGAGACGCCGTGCGGGTGCTCGAGACCAGCCATCCGCCGGTCTACTACCTCCCGATCACCGACTTCGCACCCGGCGCACTGACCCCCGCCGACGGTTCGTCGTTCTGCGAGTTCAAGGGCGCCGCCCGGTATCTCGACGTGCGCGGCGGTGACGAGGTGCGGCCGGCGAGTGCATGGAACTACCCGCAGCCGTCTCCCGGGTTCGAGCAGCTCCGAGACCGCGTCGCCGTCTACGCCCAGCAGATGGACGAGTGCACGGTCGACGGCGAGGTCGTGACGCCGCAACCCGGAGGCTTCTACGGGGGCTGGGTCACTCGCGCTGTCGTCGGGCCCTTCAAAGGCACGCCCGGGTCACAGGGCTGGTAGTGCCCGGGCGAGACGCGAGTGCTAGTTGTTGAAGCGGAACTCGACCACGTCGCCGTCCTGCATGACGTAGTCCTTGCCCTCGATGCGGGCCTTGCCGCGCGAGCGGGCCTCCGCGATCGAGCCCGTCTCGACGAGGTCGTCGAACGAGATGACCTCCGCCTTGATGAAGCCCTTCTGGAAGTCGGTGTGGATGACGCCGGCCGCCTGCGGGGCCGTCCAGCCCTTGCCGATCGTCCAGGCGCGCGACTCCTTGGGGCCCGCGGTGAGGTAGGTCTGCAGACCCAGCGTGTCGAAGCCGATGCGGGCGAGCTGGTCGAGGCCGCTCTCCTCCTGGCCGGTCGATTCGAGCAGCTCGGCGGCGTCGGCGGGGTCGAGGTCGATCAGCTCCGACTCGAGCTTCGCGTCGAGGAAGATCGCCTTGGCCGGGGCCACGAGGTCGGCGAGCGCGCCCTTGCGGGCCGGGTCGTTCAGGATGCCCTCGTCGACGTTGAAGACGTAGATGAAGGGCTTGGCCGTCAGAAGCCCGAGCTCCTTGATCGGCGCGAGGTCGATCGACGACGCCGAGAGCGGCTTGCCGGTGTCGAGCCAGGCGCGGGCCTCCTGCGCGGTGGCGAGCACGACGGGCTCGAGCTTCTTGCCCTTGACCTCCTTCTCGAAGCGCGCTTCCGCCTTCTCGAGGGTCTGCAGGTCGGCGAGCACGAGCTCGGTGTTGATGGTCTCCATGTCGCTCGCGGCGTCGACCTTGCCGTCGACATGCACGACGTCGTCGTCGACGAAGCCGCGGATGACCTGAGCGATGGCATCGGCCTCGCGGATGTTCGCCAGGAACTTGTTCCCCAGCCCCTCGCCCTCGCTCGCACCCTTCACGATTCCCGCGATGTCGACGAACGACACCGGCGCCGGCAGGATGCGCTCGCTGCTGAAGATCTCGGCCAGCTTGTCCAGCCGCGGGTCGGGAAGGTTCACGACCCCGACGTTCGGCTCGATGGTGGCGAACGGGTAGTTCGCCGCCAGGACCTGGTTCTTGGTGAGGGCGTTGAACAGGGTGGACTTGCCGACATTGGGCAGTCCGACGATCGCGATAGTAAGAGCCACGAGCGTCAAGCTTAGCTTCCGGATGCGCGCGCCGAGCTTCGGGGTGCGCGGGGCCTGCCCGCCCGGAGCAGCGCCCCGCGCATCCGGAGCTCTTCGCTAGTTCTGGGGGAAGCCCAGGTTGATGCCGCCGTGCGAGGGGTCGAGCCAGCGCGAGGTGATCGCCTTCTCCTGGGTGAAGAAGCGGAAGCCCGCGAGGCCGTACGCCTTCGAGTCGCCGAAGATCGAGTCTTTGACGCCGCCGAAGGAGTGGTAGGCGACCGGCACGGGGATGGGCACGTTGATGCCGATCATGCCGACCTCGACCTCGTTCTGG of the Herbiconiux flava genome contains:
- a CDS encoding DUF427 domain-containing protein, which gives rise to MHRPRPEIPASGQESVWDYPRPPRVERVTAPVTVRLGGQLVVETRDAVRVLETSHPPVYYLPITDFAPGALTPADGSSFCEFKGAARYLDVRGGDEVRPASAWNYPQPSPGFEQLRDRVAVYAQQMDECTVDGEVVTPQPGGFYGGWVTRAVVGPFKGTPGSQGW
- a CDS encoding LON peptidase substrate-binding domain-containing protein, which encodes MAASPMFPLGSVLFPFMPIPLRVFEPRYLTMVGRLLDEDEPGFEFGVVLIERGPEAGGGDERASVGTMARLVSVAAGADGLLIVGLGTRRFTVERWIDEDPYPRAELSMLPDLEWSEELAALRAEAEAVVRRAIARVTESESGSESGSQSEDDIELSEDPGTAVWQLAAIAPLGEYDRYTLVKSTSMEDLLRRLIGLVLEAEVLWSAE
- the ychF gene encoding redox-regulated ATPase YchF, which translates into the protein MALTIAIVGLPNVGKSTLFNALTKNQVLAANYPFATIEPNVGVVNLPDPRLDKLAEIFSSERILPAPVSFVDIAGIVKGASEGEGLGNKFLANIREADAIAQVIRGFVDDDVVHVDGKVDAASDMETINTELVLADLQTLEKAEARFEKEVKGKKLEPVVLATAQEARAWLDTGKPLSASSIDLAPIKELGLLTAKPFIYVFNVDEGILNDPARKGALADLVAPAKAIFLDAKLESELIDLDPADAAELLESTGQEESGLDQLARIGFDTLGLQTYLTAGPKESRAWTIGKGWTAPQAAGVIHTDFQKGFIKAEVISFDDLVETGSIAEARSRGKARIEGKDYVMQDGDVVEFRFNN